The following proteins are co-located in the Vidua chalybeata isolate OUT-0048 unplaced genomic scaffold, bVidCha1 merged haplotype W_reject_6, whole genome shotgun sequence genome:
- the LOC128783297 gene encoding cilia- and flagella-associated protein 251-like, translating to MEEEEDEEGGDEEMKAREEEEDEDGGDEGSGWGGEDGEEEEEGMKIWGEEKEEEEEEEDAAAGREEEREEEEEEEREEEEGPEGGTGERRRSGRKAREEEEKEEDGEEEEEDEESKGMKKRRRRRKMKETPGGRKRRSSARRRRMREGRKALEEEEEDEEEGMGMQSREEEDGAGRGGRLGRRRRRRKG from the exons atggaggaggaggaggatgaggaaggagggGATGAAGAGATGAAGGctcgggaggaggaggaggatgaggatggaggggATGAAGGCTCGGGATGGGggggagaggatggagaggaggaggaggaggggatgaagatctggggggaggagaaggaggaggaagaggaggaggaagatgcgGCAGCGGGAAGGGAGGAagagcgggaggaggaggaggaggaggagcgggaggaggaggaaggcccGGAAGGAGGGAccggggagaggaggaggagcgggaggaaggcccgggaggaggaggagaaggaggaggatggagaggaggaagaggaagatgaagaaagcaaggggatgaagaagaggaggaggaggaggaagatgaaggaGACCCcgggggggaggaagaggaggagcagcgcgaggaggaggaggatgcgggaagggaggaaggctctggaagaggaggaggaagatgaagaggaaggcatggggatgcagagccgggaggaagaggatggagccgggaggggaggaaggctcgggaggaggaggaggaggaggaag ggaTGA